In Vibrio lentus, a single genomic region encodes these proteins:
- a CDS encoding alkaline phosphatase: MKHFMKPIVTAVVTSTLSFNVLSAEIKNVILMIGDGMGPQQVGLLETYANQAPNSIYEGKKTALYQLAQEGVIGSSLTHPEDAIVVDSACSATMLATGIYSGSEVIGIDSQGNHVETVLEKAKKAGKATGLVSDTRLTHATPASFAAHQPHRSLENQIASDMLATGADVMLSGGLRHWIPKSTNDKGETYKQLEQLTQGDVYLKSKRKDDRNLLTEAEKDGYQLAFNRNMLDDAKGDKLLGLFAYSGMDDGIAYSNKKKSGERTQPSLKEMTQKALNILSKDEDGFFLMVEGGQIDWAGHSNDAGTMLHELLKFDEAIQTVYEWAKDREDTLVIVTADHETGSFGFSYSSNELPKPQKRSGEAFADRDYAPNFNFGAFDILDGLYNQKQSYYGMISEFQKLDKAQQTPEKLAEIVNENSEFPITAEQAKNVLASKPNPYRLAQHKYLSAEEVPAINDFDAFFPYNDRGNLLAREQATSQNIVWGTGTHTHTPVNVFAWGPAEKILPVSKIMHHSELGEYIKQQVN; the protein is encoded by the coding sequence ATGAAGCACTTTATGAAACCAATTGTTACCGCAGTGGTAACTTCTACACTCTCATTCAACGTACTTTCAGCAGAAATCAAAAATGTCATTCTAATGATTGGCGATGGTATGGGACCTCAGCAAGTTGGTTTATTGGAAACCTACGCAAACCAAGCGCCAAACTCCATCTATGAAGGGAAAAAAACGGCCCTTTATCAACTTGCTCAAGAAGGGGTTATTGGTTCATCCCTTACACATCCGGAAGACGCAATCGTAGTGGATTCAGCTTGCTCTGCGACCATGCTTGCAACGGGTATTTACAGCGGTTCAGAAGTGATCGGTATCGATTCCCAAGGTAACCATGTTGAGACAGTACTTGAGAAAGCGAAAAAAGCAGGCAAAGCGACCGGCTTGGTTTCAGACACGCGCTTAACTCACGCGACTCCAGCTTCTTTTGCCGCTCACCAACCTCACCGTTCTTTAGAAAATCAAATTGCATCCGATATGCTAGCAACGGGCGCTGATGTGATGCTATCTGGAGGGCTACGTCATTGGATTCCTAAATCGACCAACGACAAAGGTGAAACTTATAAGCAACTTGAGCAACTGACTCAAGGTGACGTTTACCTAAAATCAAAGCGTAAAGACGACCGTAACCTTCTTACTGAAGCAGAAAAAGACGGCTACCAATTGGCGTTTAACCGCAACATGCTAGACGACGCTAAAGGCGATAAACTACTTGGCCTATTCGCCTACTCAGGCATGGATGATGGCATCGCTTACAGCAATAAGAAAAAGAGTGGCGAACGAACTCAGCCAAGCTTGAAAGAGATGACACAAAAAGCACTCAACATCCTATCCAAAGATGAAGACGGCTTTTTCCTCATGGTTGAAGGCGGCCAAATAGACTGGGCAGGCCACAGTAACGATGCTGGCACCATGCTGCATGAATTACTTAAGTTCGATGAAGCAATCCAAACTGTGTATGAATGGGCGAAAGATCGTGAAGACACGCTCGTGATTGTGACCGCAGACCACGAAACAGGTTCTTTTGGCTTCAGCTACTCTTCTAATGAGCTTCCAAAACCACAGAAACGTTCTGGCGAAGCCTTCGCTGATCGCGACTATGCACCCAACTTTAACTTTGGCGCATTCGATATTCTTGATGGTTTGTATAATCAGAAGCAAAGCTACTACGGCATGATCAGTGAATTTCAGAAACTGGATAAAGCGCAGCAAACACCTGAAAAGCTCGCTGAAATCGTCAACGAAAACAGTGAGTTCCCTATCACAGCGGAACAAGCGAAAAATGTGTTAGCGAGTAAGCCGAACCCATACCGATTGGCTCAACACAAATATTTATCGGCAGAAGAAGTGCCTGCTATCAACGATTTCGATGCATTCTTCCCTTATAACGACCGTGGCAACTTGCTTGCTCGTGAACAGGCAACAAGTCAAAACATCGTTTGGGGTACAGGTACACATACTCACACACCAGTGAACGTGTTTGCTTGGGGCCCTGCAGAGAAGATATTGCCAGTTTCGAAAATCATGCACCACTCAGAACTGGGTGAGTACATTAAACAACAAGTAAACTAG
- a CDS encoding BCCT family transporter: protein MKNSFALIDKPTFFGAIALLLTIVFPLIMFPTQGADWIAVAKTFMTDQLGFLYLALGLAACAFMVYVVFSDMGQIKLGEADEEPEFKTASWAAMLFCGGIGASILYWGCIEWAYYYQSPPFQLEPGSEEAVRWAATYGLFHWGPIAWSIYLIPAIPIAYFFYVRKQPVLKISSALMPVLGEHHSRGVAGKVVDILFIFGLLGGAATTLGLAAPLITEGLNHLFGLPKNNLTQVMVLLVCTAIFAYSSYAGLEKGIKILSNINFWGAMGLLVFVLIAGPTIFMLETGLDSIGRLLSNFFVMATWAEPFGGYGTFENTHFPQDWTIFYWAWWLVFAPSMGLFVARISRGRTIKQMVSGSIFFGSLGCFLFFMILGNYGLSLQLSGELDVVAILNEEGATKAIFSMLAQLPMSTLVIAVFTLLCIIFTATTFDSISYILASVVQNNVTEEPMRWNRMFWAFTLSFLPTILMFLGGLSTLQTAAIVGGLPLLAISVMLMISAVRATSLDLRHQESYIEPTINIEELPDMDPWSAEGMALAQFEKEKDAAQDAAELEREAYKALADVKKEIRAYVLEQGAQMETHELPENLQQALEQAENSLSTAQAKKVELSEQAQKARVAFNQVVAELPLA from the coding sequence GTGAAAAACTCTTTTGCGCTTATTGATAAGCCAACCTTTTTTGGTGCGATAGCACTCCTACTCACGATCGTCTTCCCGCTGATTATGTTCCCGACGCAAGGAGCAGACTGGATTGCGGTAGCTAAAACATTTATGACAGACCAACTTGGTTTCTTGTACCTAGCGCTTGGACTCGCAGCTTGTGCCTTCATGGTTTACGTTGTGTTCAGTGACATGGGACAAATTAAACTGGGTGAAGCTGATGAAGAACCTGAGTTCAAAACCGCATCATGGGCAGCAATGCTTTTCTGTGGTGGTATCGGGGCAAGTATCTTGTACTGGGGTTGTATTGAGTGGGCTTACTACTATCAATCACCACCTTTCCAACTAGAACCTGGCAGTGAAGAAGCCGTTCGTTGGGCTGCGACCTATGGTTTATTCCACTGGGGTCCGATTGCTTGGTCTATTTATCTAATCCCTGCAATTCCTATTGCCTACTTTTTCTATGTACGTAAACAGCCTGTACTAAAAATTTCTAGCGCATTAATGCCTGTACTAGGTGAACACCATAGCCGCGGTGTTGCCGGTAAAGTGGTAGATATCCTATTCATTTTCGGCCTATTAGGTGGCGCTGCGACAACGTTAGGTTTAGCTGCTCCTCTTATTACTGAAGGTCTTAACCACCTATTCGGTTTACCAAAAAATAACCTAACTCAAGTTATGGTGCTTTTGGTTTGTACTGCAATATTCGCGTACTCATCGTATGCGGGTTTGGAAAAAGGCATCAAGATCCTCAGTAACATCAACTTCTGGGGTGCGATGGGATTATTGGTATTCGTATTAATCGCTGGCCCAACGATTTTCATGCTTGAAACGGGCTTAGACTCGATTGGTCGCCTATTGTCTAATTTCTTCGTGATGGCTACGTGGGCTGAACCATTCGGCGGCTACGGCACGTTCGAAAACACACATTTCCCACAAGATTGGACCATTTTCTACTGGGCGTGGTGGCTAGTTTTCGCACCAAGTATGGGCCTGTTTGTTGCGCGTATCTCTCGCGGCAGAACCATTAAACAAATGGTGTCAGGCTCAATCTTCTTTGGTTCATTAGGCTGTTTCTTATTCTTCATGATCTTAGGTAACTACGGTTTATCCCTGCAGTTATCTGGTGAACTCGATGTCGTCGCAATCCTAAACGAAGAAGGCGCTACCAAAGCGATTTTCTCAATGCTGGCACAACTGCCAATGAGCACGTTAGTGATCGCCGTATTTACACTGTTGTGTATTATTTTCACTGCGACAACCTTTGACTCGATTTCTTACATTTTGGCTTCTGTGGTTCAGAACAACGTAACCGAAGAGCCAATGCGTTGGAACCGTATGTTCTGGGCATTCACACTGTCGTTCTTACCAACGATTCTAATGTTCCTTGGTGGTTTAAGTACGCTTCAAACAGCTGCGATTGTTGGTGGTTTACCGCTACTGGCTATCTCTGTGATGTTGATGATCTCAGCCGTTCGTGCAACGAGCCTCGATTTACGTCACCAAGAGAGTTACATCGAGCCAACGATTAACATCGAAGAGCTGCCAGACATGGACCCATGGTCGGCAGAAGGTATGGCACTGGCACAGTTCGAGAAAGAGAAAGATGCAGCACAAGATGCCGCAGAACTTGAACGTGAAGCTTACAAAGCCCTTGCCGACGTGAAGAAAGAAATCCGCGCTTATGTTCTTGAACAAGGTGCGCAAATGGAAACACATGAACTTCCTGAAAACCTACAACAAGCACTTGAGCAGGCTGAAAACAGCCTAAGTACAGCTCAAGCGAAAAAAGTTGAGTTATCAGAGCAAGCTCAGAAAGCTCGAGTCGCGTTCAATCAGGTGGTTGCTGAACTGCCACTTGCTTGA
- the rlmA gene encoding 23S rRNA (guanine(745)-N(1))-methyltransferase, whose amino-acid sequence MTYQCPLCHQPLSQNDRTFKCEKNHQFDLAKEGYVNLMPAHHKRSKDPGDNKEMMQARRRFLEGNHYDPMRQAVVGLCSRYLPEEAPSLLDIGCGEGYYTNEIAVNLQEKNGATFGLDISKIAIKYAAKRYPAVDFSVASSHRLPFAENSLDGILRIYAPCKAEELQRTIKDNGVVITVTPASRHLYQLRDAIYDGVRLHDEDPEVIEGFTLEHQEQLNYMMELSGSDAFDLLQMTPFAWKASEEFKQQLIDTELFNCEADFMLRVYRKQL is encoded by the coding sequence ATGACTTACCAATGCCCTTTGTGTCACCAACCTTTATCTCAAAACGATCGTACGTTTAAGTGTGAAAAGAACCATCAATTCGACCTAGCGAAAGAAGGCTATGTCAATTTGATGCCAGCGCACCACAAACGCTCAAAAGATCCAGGTGACAACAAAGAGATGATGCAGGCACGTCGCCGCTTCCTTGAAGGCAACCATTACGATCCAATGCGCCAAGCGGTTGTTGGATTATGTTCTCGCTATCTGCCAGAAGAGGCACCTAGCCTATTAGATATTGGTTGTGGTGAAGGTTATTACACCAACGAAATTGCGGTAAATCTTCAAGAAAAGAACGGCGCTACTTTTGGCCTAGACATTTCTAAGATTGCTATCAAATACGCGGCTAAACGCTACCCTGCGGTCGATTTCTCTGTTGCTTCGAGTCATCGCCTACCCTTTGCTGAAAATAGCTTAGACGGCATTCTGCGCATTTATGCACCATGTAAGGCTGAAGAGTTACAGCGCACAATCAAAGACAATGGCGTCGTGATCACCGTGACACCAGCCAGCCGACACCTCTATCAGCTGCGTGATGCGATTTATGATGGTGTTCGTTTGCACGATGAAGACCCAGAAGTGATCGAAGGTTTTACGCTTGAACACCAAGAGCAACTAAACTATATGATGGAACTATCGGGGTCGGATGCATTTGACCTGCTACAGATGACGCCGTTTGCTTGGAAAGCGAGTGAAGAGTTTAAACAACAACTCATCGATACCGAGCTATTCAACTGTGAAGCTGACTTTATGCTGCGAGTGTACCGCAAACAACTTTAA
- a CDS encoding ChaN family lipoprotein: protein MQRIILIGLATLLTACANQPSNSTSQKVANTQTQVVSTFYDYQFASPQGKTLSLEALPQQLIDADVVLIGEWHTHSAIHRFQTDFLKARRNATSNIALSMEQFTREHQDTLNQYLNDEIGEQVLMSQAAAWPNYESDYRALVEFAKTNDVDIIAANAPKPFVQCIGRKGLTYLDQLSSEQRNWVASQVDTGDSLYKEKFMASMHHGTPEQTEKQFAAQVTWDETMAESIVDYLASNPEKQLIHIAGKFHTEGGLGTAASILRRNPDLKIAIISPVEEISSDSSDYQLEVLSPPARFVKKENRMKAYKHLSKRGSDLKCD from the coding sequence ATGCAACGTATTATTCTTATCGGATTAGCTACCCTGCTTACAGCTTGTGCTAATCAACCTTCAAACAGCACTTCTCAAAAAGTAGCTAACACGCAGACGCAAGTCGTTTCTACATTCTATGACTACCAATTTGCTTCTCCACAAGGCAAAACGCTTTCTCTTGAGGCTCTCCCTCAACAGTTGATTGATGCTGATGTGGTTCTTATTGGCGAATGGCACACTCACTCGGCAATCCATCGCTTTCAAACCGACTTCTTAAAAGCGCGCCGCAATGCCACATCAAACATCGCGCTTTCAATGGAACAATTCACTCGAGAACATCAGGACACATTAAACCAATATCTAAATGATGAGATTGGCGAACAAGTTCTTATGTCTCAAGCGGCTGCTTGGCCAAACTACGAAAGTGATTACCGCGCGTTAGTTGAGTTCGCTAAAACCAACGACGTCGATATCATTGCGGCCAACGCACCAAAGCCGTTTGTACAGTGTATTGGCCGTAAGGGTTTAACTTATCTAGATCAGCTATCTTCAGAGCAACGAAACTGGGTTGCATCCCAAGTCGATACCGGCGATAGCCTTTACAAAGAAAAGTTCATGGCTTCGATGCATCACGGCACACCAGAGCAAACAGAAAAACAGTTTGCTGCTCAGGTAACGTGGGACGAAACTATGGCTGAATCGATTGTTGATTACCTAGCATCGAACCCTGAAAAACAGTTGATCCATATAGCGGGTAAATTCCACACCGAAGGTGGTTTAGGCACTGCAGCATCAATTCTACGTCGTAACCCTGATTTGAAAATTGCCATCATCAGCCCAGTTGAAGAAATCTCATCGGATAGCAGTGACTATCAGCTTGAAGTGCTTTCGCCACCGGCTCGCTTTGTTAAAAAAGAGAACCGAATGAAGGCATACAAGCACCTATCTAAGCGCGGATCCGATCTCAAATGCGATTAA